CTAccaaaacatgtattcatttagtACCTAATTTACTGAAGTTTAgtaaatatgtaataataataataataataataataataataataataataataattagttactGGCAAAACTTAAATACAGATTTAGGAATGTAACaccattcaaaaagaaaaaatgaataagCATTAAATAATATAGAAGATAAAACCTCCGGCCACTAGAGGCCTCTATGCTTACTCACTGATCCTAGTTGTGTAATGCTTTCTGTTCTTCCTTGCCTTTCCTGCATGTTTTGGTAGGAAACATTTGAAATGCTTTCTCGAAGCAGCATTCAGGGATGATCGAACACGAACAATCTGTGGATTCGTAAAATTAAACATGAGTTCATTTGAGGGGCGTATGAAAGAATATCCAACTGTGTCATTAGATCGATTTGACAAAGATAATATAAATGCCAGAGCTTATTTTTTGTCTCACTGTCATAAAGGTAGGATTTTAATAATATCGTAGCTAGTGTGTAAGTAACTGCTGTTCCAGATGGCGTTCTTCTGTTAAGCCTCTATTTACAaaatacttttacaaaaacaatattaaaaactcTGTGAAAGTAGTGTATAATTTGATTAGCTTCATTAAACTCGTTGCTTTTAAAGCATTAAACACTACGTAGTCTCACTTGTTTTACACTTTTATTTCCTGTAGATCACATGAAAGGGCTGAAAGCTCCAGCTCTGAAAAGGAGATTGAAATGCAGgtaatttatattgtttttatttttaaaaagggtaAGGGTTTCTGTAGAAGCTAACTGAAATATTGGCCAAATTACTCTTTGTATAGTAGAGACTGAAAATAAACCATCTTTGAAGGCTACAGCAAATATCACGCGCCACATGCTGTTAAACACCTCAGCATTATAATATAAACAAGCTTTGTTAATTTTAGGATCCATCATTATGTATATTTACATTGTCGTGATCTTCATCAGGGGATCTGTCATAAATGTTAATCAGTTTAATACTGGGAAGCTAGTGTTTATGAAAATATATTGGTCTTCTCTATtgatgaaaatgttttttgtttagtttgacGGTGCGCCTATACTGTTCACCAGTAACCAAGGAGCTTCTACTGATCAGTCCTAGGTACAACTTTTGGGAAACTCATATTGTAAgtgtattttgtgattatttatttatttatgtagttatttatttatgtagtttatttatttattttaattaaagaaatgtACATCCTGAGATTGCATGTTATACAGTTCTTTAAAACTCTGCAGATGTTAAAAAGTTCAAAATTGGACCAGATATTTAGTGGTTTTGTACTTTTTCTATTAAATTTTCTTATGTACTTAAAATATTGAACTTGTATCATCTTTGAGTGTGTTCAGGTATAGACAACAAATTTTCTTGACCTACAAGTTTCAAACCAGCAAACTAACAGGTCTGACCAGAGTACCCCAGTGATGTTCATTGCTGGTATTTCCAtcaggatttatatatatatatatatattttatacaaaatgaacataataataataataataataataataataataataataataataataatacctggtgAACAATAATGTTCCTGTTAACTgcagtgttttacagtcttattacACATGCTGGTGGTGTGAGACCCATGTAAAATACGATTGCCCGTGTGTAATTAtggttgatgataaaactgctaacttcagttttgaaaaacaaactttaCCACCGGtatatgaacacaacaaaacactgtcaacaccaaaacaaacaggaatgGCCTGCAGATTTAAAGTCGTGGAAGAGCAAAATAACGCAAGTGCTATTAGGAAAACAGTAAGTGACATACATTTATAAAGAAATTACCTCATGCCTTCTGTAGGATGTTAGGCAGTGCAGAGGCTCTTGAATGACGAGGAAATCATCCAACTCCACCCTCTAAAAAAGCCAAGCAAATTTTCCACTATTTACTATTATTACAGGTTGCCATTGAAGTGGAAACGCCAACACAAATTTCGTTAATAGATGAGGCATCAGGAGAGGTAATTATTAGTTTATTCTTTATGTTTTTAGGGTCCTTGTTCAAAATGTGGATCTGCATGCACTAATcgtgtctgtcagtgtgttgTTTCTCACATGATAAAACCCTAATGTTTTCAGATATTTGCTTCATACCAGTTACTCAACGGTATTGTAACCCTTTTGTGGCCAAAGCTGCTCTGATGAACTGTCAAAGCCTCACAGAGACCATTAGAAGTACTGACTTTATATCTTCAGGTTATAAACACTGTATTCTAAATGTGTGCTTGATTATGACCTCTGGTGAGGCttccatattgaggtcatgtgggTTTTGGGGTTTCTGCTGTATGGTACACAGCTGTAGTATATGATTTACTCAGTAAAGTTCCATGAGCGTCCCGTGTTGTCCAgtaaattgaaaaaagaaaattaaaataatatgttgCGTTGATAAGTTATCCTCATCAGACCAACGGAAAGCCCATTATTTTTGTGGTGATTGCTAGATTTATACAGAGTACAATACTCAGAACTGTGATAATCAAAAAGAATCGGGCTTGCCAGCAGTCTGAGATTGATAACTTTGGCAAATtaagtaatgttgcattttacaaacATGCTTTTCAGTGACACATTTTGTAACCactggccatatcaatgatacacaGTTTGAGATAGTGTGTTTATAGTTGCTACACAGGAGAAAGTGGTGTAGTGtagcagttattatttatttcttagcagactcccttatccagggcgacttacaattgttacaagatatcacattatttttttttattttttttccattactgGTGGTTTTTAGTAAAACCAACTATTTCTTGTACACATTGTTTTAAAGCTGGTTATATGAGTTCTAGAGATTACATGTATGATATccatttacttcatgtttacaataTTTGATTAGAGATGCAATTCCCTTACATTACAGCATGCCCCAGCTTTGTTTTGTTCTTGCTTAGTAATAAAATATCAGTCAATCGCTGATAGAGGGAATTCTGTTGTTGCAGTTTTTTCACCTTGTTTAGTTTCCTTGTTTTACAGAAAGAGGATGTTGTAGTGACACTTCTTCCAGCTGGTCATTGCCCAGGATCAGTCATGTAAGTACATGTGTAGAGGCATAATAAAGGCGATTATACAAACCACTTGCTTTCAAACAGTGTCTGAACAGATCGATTTTACGATTTTACTTCATGCTTACAAATAATTAAATCTGATATTCCATTCCCTTAGATTATGTCCCCAGGGTTCTTTGCTTTTGTTATACAAAATTGTTTGATGTGGTTTTGCCTATGGTCTGTTGTAGGTTTCTGTTTGAAGGTAACAATGGGACAGTTCTCTATACAGGAGATTTTAGAATGGCCAAGGGGGAAGCAGCTCGAATGGAACTTTTACACTCAGGAGACAGGTACttcatgcacattttttttaactctctAGTTTGGTTAATTTATAAAAAACTTGAGTTCACCATCTCCATACTGAGCTTAGAAGCAAAACATGTGAGTTTTAGCTGTTAATGAACCATGTCAGCAGTAGTAGACCATATCtaaatattgaacattttaattttataggGGAAGCTTACCTTCATTTTGCGTAATATTCATTTAGACGTATACATAATAGTAGCATTAAAATTATTTCAAGCATCTCTCCTCATAAATACATCTCTCCAAAAGCATGTCTTACTCTGGCGTAGTCAAGTGCAATTGGACCCCTTAGCGATCAAGTGGGCGTGCTCATAATAACTTGGGTACCACAGAGATTATTGATAGACAGATCAGCTAAACCTCATATCAGTCATGTAAGTGCCTTTTGCAGCACCTGTGCTtctaaaatatatgtatattatgcTAATGTATTTTAACTTAATTGTTTGGGATTTGCAAATAATTAATTTGATGAGAAATGCCGGAGATGCTTGAATACATGTTAACTTTTATCATCTTGCCTGTGTAGTTCTATAAGATGAAGCTTTTATCTGACTTTGTACTGTACTATAGCCTACTAGTGCACATGCAACAAATATGCCTATTCATAAACAAATAGTATCATTATGTCTTACAAAAATATAGGGGCTATAactaattatttgtatttgtaagcTATTGGTTTACTTCAATACCTGGATAAAACACAGAGCTCAGAGATTGACTATGGCTGGATGATAGAAGAATATTTTGCAGAaggaataaaatgtgtttaatgtgcTACCAGCTGCCaccaatgtgatactttgtactacACTGTGCTACAGTGTAGTACGAAGTTGGATAAATGTAGTAAGTTACTGTGCATGTTGGCTGTTTCTAGTCTCTGGGAGTGTGTTAATGCAAGGTGTAGGGAATTACTACAATTGTAGTTTTTATTACTGTTAGTGCATtttacagatttcttttttttttttttaaatcctaaatTGTATCCTATTataaaaaatgttgcttttttttttgccaagggGCGTGGATAGAGTCACACCAGTGAGGTTTAGCTGATCTGTCAATAATCTTATCTCTAAGGTACCTGAGTCTTGTGCATGCCCACCTGATCGCTAAGTGTCAGTTTGCATGTGACTACCAGGGCTCTGCCTGCAATCAGGAACTCATTACATCAGAGTAATAAACATCGCACTGCCATGCTTTTGGAgagagctttatttattttttttcattttttaagagGATATACTTTATTTTAGTTCTAAAATTGCATATACAAGCCTAAAGAAATGTATCAAAGAAATGGGGAAATTACACAAAAGAATGGTAAGCTTTGTTTTGTTCAGCTTCCACACCTATAAACACTCACTTTAAGCCTTAATCCAGAGAGGCAATAGGAAAAGGAATCCACTGTATAATCATATAGTCTGGCAGTCAGTACAGTTCTCATTATCCCAATGCCACCAGGGAATTGTAGTTTAATTTACAATGAAACATGTACTAATGTATAATTTGTCATGGGATGTATTGTTATAGCttaattttgttttggtttttttcttcACAGAGTAAAGGATATTAAGAGTGTTTATCTTGACACAACTTTTTTTGACCCCAGATTCTATCAGATACCAAGCAGGGTCAGTATACACAAATATGGAATTTGGAAAGAGCTTGAAACACTATGGGATGAACCAGTTTCTTAATGTACtgtactatttcttttttttaataacacacgaACAAGTCTCTTATATGTACTGTGCATGATTTCATGTACAGTATGACCTTTTGGGCCCAATTCACTGAGCTCTAATTCATATTAAAgtatatgtgtattttttatagaaAACATGTATTCTGATATTTATACTGTATTCATCAACAGCAGTGTATAAAGGTTTTATCAATATCCATAAAACGCTGGGGCTAgaaattacaaatgtatttcagTTGCTGTTTGCACAGCTCCAGGAACTATAATATCCCCAATCCATACATGCAACCTTCAACTAAGTACATACAGCTAACAACAtagttccagtaaatcttatctaatatgtaGTAGCATCAttttgtagatctcacattttcttaTATGAAAGAGGCACACATTATGTAAAACATGGATTTGTATAAAGTAGTTAGAGGAGCATCGGCACACACCATTTGagggttcgacattaaccatggcccaGGGCCGGTAGATATCGCAGTTTGTCCAGTAGATATGAAGCACCACCGGCCCAACTGGGCCGGTAACAAAcatacccccccctcccccatccgATAGCGGCGTAATTGAACTAGTCAGAACCTTCCCGCAGTACGTCGTATTTGAAGTGCTGTTGGTAATACTCGTTACCTCGACATGGcaattttttacaatttattttatttttattttttttacaactaaGCAGCCAATAAGCCATAAGTAAAGTGTTTGAATCAATGATAAAATGAGaacattttgcaaaaaaaattaagaTGAACATATAGAGTGGAGTGGAAGAAAGACTTAATCTGGATTCATGATgacaattaaacaaatgtcagttacccagacttgcagataaaacagcagcttttttgttAGGAATTCAAAATTTAGTTGCCCTCATATCCAGTCTGTGACTGCAGTGAAAAAAGATGCACCGATGGATACCCAGATACGCCACATGGAAGCTTGACAACGGGATCGAGTTGTCTAACGTTTTGATTTGGAATACAATGTGTTCAGGTCAGAAATGCCATTCACAACCTTTACAAGACTCATTCGTATCAGcagtaagattggtgctgacttgggagaggctacaaGTGACAACAATCTGAGAacgattatttttatttatttggtgtgtgtgaaccagatgtttacaatatcctgcaaggcatattgaaagatggcagctattgatgtattgctgcGGTTTTTGCTTATTTTAGATTCttgcatattgctgtggaagacagcactgggggagcactttgctaatttaatgaatacatttcttgaatgcctacagtaggagaatgcagtttacgCAATCCTGCACGGTTCTCCTAATGTGGGCTTTAAACAAAGTAATATGAGAAAagattgaatatattttactatttttgtcagttttgcaagtttttggtgtctgaccaaaattTCTagcagagcttcagtttctcgcactgtccatgtagtttaggattaccagGTTTCTACAGTGAAAAacagcaagtttcttttttttctttaatttactgaTGCTGTAGCAACTCGGAAGccaaaaataacattatataaaCTAACgcattaatagtttaaaaattaaacattgagtgaatttattgcagatatattgtcatctagtcaaaccatgttaaatgtacaaaaaagccagatttaaaaaatagatcagctattaccatttaaacatatggtatacgcataatcagaatggttaaacaaataatccataagattgtttattttatttttgaatggcgctaacacgcaacccaatacattattctgcttgtaacttacagttttgtacttattattgggccagttaaaattgtatctggaccagtaaaaacactacctcAGTGACCGAAGGGGCCAGtagtaaaaaatctaaatgtagagccctgCCATTACTTTAATAGAGCAATACTGTTGGTTACTTTGTTGCCTCGCAAAAGGTAACTCCTGAAAGAACTCACTTTCTCTTGTTAATGCTGTTTCTTTGCAGGAGGAGTGTTTAAATGGAATAAGGGAGTTGGTGAGAAGCTGGATAACCCTCAGCCCATATCATGCAGTGTGGTTAAACTGCAAGGCTGCCTATGGTTATGAATACCTTTTCACAAACCTCAGTGAGGAGTTTGGATTACAGGTCAGGTCTTTCAGTTCAACTAAAGTGATTCCAGGTGCTCTTGTTTATATATGAGACACCCTGGTCTCTCTGGTTCATTTTGTGTCATAATATTCCTCATGGCTCCTGCATAGCCGgtaaaaagaaacacaactaGCTTTGTACACAGGTGGATTCTCGCAGCCAAGACATGATCATAATACAACTCACCAGGCATGTCAACAAAACAAATTGACAAAACACTGCAAAGAGTAGAGAAAAAGTGAAGTAAAGATACACAATGTGTAACAGCATGACTTGTATTAAGGCTATTATCTTCACTGTCAGTGAaagcgttttttatttttttttaatacgtttAGCATCTTGCTCATTGCTCAACTAAAGGCAGTACAGTAGTTACTTTTAATTTAGTGTGAACTGATTACTCAATTTATATTAAGAGACAAGTGACTACAGCACTATAACCtacttatttttgttgttttcaaagtgaggaactcttttttttttttttatacaaacttTAGAGGGAATCATTTTTAACAACAACAGAAGCTTACTTGTGAGATGTCATTAAACTGTAGACATAAAAAATTTAATGGTTTTGGTGTACAAATTTGTGCTGAGAGTACTACGTTCAGTCTcataaaagctttaaaaaaataaacttttttttttttttttttcaatttattttaggTCCATGTCAAGAATTTAGATATGTTCAAAAAGATGCCTGAAATTCTCAATCATGTGACCACTGACAGGACAACTCAGATACATGCATGTAGACATCCAAGGGTAACATGCCTCCtgatatttaattattaataaacattacATTGTAAACTTACACTGTAATGACCAACCCTGGATTAAAACTACTTGGGTCATGTTATTACCATTTTGAATTTGTGTGGTGTAGTAAATTGTATGCCAGTACAATATTTTTGCATTGGCTTATCAAGGGGATGGGGAGGGTTAGCAAGCTGGTTGTAAAGTATCCCTGTATAGACCACTGTTTCCTGAATACTGTGTAATAAGGTTGTAAACCTTCCTTTTATTGAAGGATGAGGAGTTCTTCAGAGGGAATAGGTTGCCATGTGGTATGTTAGCTAAAGACGGGACACCACTGCGCATTATCAGCATTAAACCCTCCACCATGTGGTTtggggagagaagaaagaaaaccAATGTCATAGTGAGGTAAGACTGAATAAGGTCAACTTTTTGTTCAATTGGAAAAGCCATTAAGTGGATTAGTTTCAGAATTCCTGTAGTCCATGCTACTGTTCTGTCAGCTAAGTGGATGTCATTTCTAATTTCTGTGAATCATGAAACTTGATCCCTACTTTAATGTGATCAATGCAAAAGgtgtttttatgtaaaaaatgtagtttttttttttttttccagacaagGAGCAAGTTCTTACCGAGCTTGTTTCTCCTTTCATTCGTCCTACACTGAGGTGCGTGCATTTATTTCTATaatgttcaaacaaagcagaaacaaaaagTTGTATAGTACTAATACAAATAAGTCAAAGTTTTTTGGAGATATTTAGTAAATTGAGCCCATAATTGTTTTCTGAAACGTAATTTTTTCTCTTCATAGATAAAGGATTTCCTTACTCATATCTGCCCTGTTGAGATATACCCTAGTGTAATCCCAATGGGCAAAACGATGGAGGATGTCAAAGAAATGCAAGTATAGTCCCAAAAAGATATGTTGgctatacatttatatttatttttttccttcattaTTCAAGTTGTAGCTTGTTCTCTTCAGCTTACGGCCACTGTGCAGAGCAAATTCTGGAACTGGGGAGGTCATTTATAAACCACTGGGGGCTCTGAAAAGAACAAAAATGAATTTCACATCCCAAATAGGTAAGAATCAAAGAAAAAGGAGAACCTGGCATCAGATATATGGggcatttatttagaaataatgtTTGCATCTATTAGACTTAAGTCAAAGTAAAAACTTTGAatgattattgtttttaatagaatcGGACAGTGAAGAAGACCTTTTTGATGACATGCAGATTTCTCCTTGGAGACGCAAGTTGC
Above is a window of Acipenser ruthenus chromosome 14, fAciRut3.2 maternal haplotype, whole genome shotgun sequence DNA encoding:
- the LOC117419663 gene encoding protein artemis-like, which encodes MSSFEGRMKEYPTVSLDRFDKDNINARAYFLSHCHKDHMKGLKAPALKRRLKCSLTVRLYCSPVTKELLLISPRYNFWETHIVAIEVETPTQISLIDEASGEKEDVVVTLLPAGHCPGSVMFLFEGNNGTVLYTGDFRMAKGEAARMELLHSGDRVKDIKSVYLDTTFFDPRFYQIPSREECLNGIRELVRSWITLSPYHAVWLNCKAAYGYEYLFTNLSEEFGLQVHVKNLDMFKKMPEILNHVTTDRTTQIHACRHPRDEEFFRGNRLPCGMLAKDGTPLRIISIKPSTMWFGERRKKTNVIVRQGASSYRACFSFHSSYTEIKDFLTHICPVEIYPSVIPMGKTMEDVKEILRPLCRANSGTGEVIYKPLGALKRTKMNFTSQIESDSEEDLFDDMQISPWRRKLPMKQLKPVQTKMENPSGIPARSQASCCGDMTEMETNSSTLKGDFMDCEESNDDDEDEEEETFVNTMENDAKSCTKSTAFQQKVLNSLKEETSEDQFSNDQESKELVTDLIAIKTEVPQWDAFFKPEPVLTDEGSELEDSQEHSRNITQSQSPNLFSDSDDGDSTHISSQSTHLSEQDSEGWGSQQDTVLVSSQERKAEQLKYLNKELHMLGHIASPGDQKIGTCNFFKTSERLLNNNDDNQSFPLQHLTDKLGEIKSETYADKTTVSLLEVKSESQTSSDFEIPSTPDSEIPQAEQLKDLYKKLAAGEPVMVKNSKYTT